In Ignavibacteriota bacterium, a genomic segment contains:
- a CDS encoding DUF4338 domain-containing protein yields the protein MSEKTKESWSEKAGEKAIALQREVDEHLLGLGFSKNCTGYFLEGDVSKQRIRDLHSAHRKDVLQQNQAFVETYAAGLIDSFATGRQVDPAAIDPELVEVSSGTPEARLFRLACLLWSVPVSQGFGRRLRFLVRDRQNGCLIGLFALGDPVFNLSARDTWVGWTHKDRSERLVHVMDAYVVGAMPPYSFLLGGKLVAATMGSDEVKAAYDRKYLGREAVISGNEHRARLVLLTTTSALGRSSIYNRLNIPDGPRFVRIGATKGFGHFHLSGHVFDSLRSYLEEIGHPYASGHRFGMGPNWKIRVARTALEAIGIDGNAVLKHGIEREVYAVPLARNWREILLGQHRNVRSMTLPLGDIVTFCLERWVLPRAERDKRYTRFARKRIIECLQNGGPGPAW from the coding sequence ATGAGCGAAAAAACAAAAGAGAGCTGGTCTGAAAAGGCCGGAGAGAAGGCTATAGCCCTGCAGCGGGAAGTTGATGAACACTTGTTAGGCCTTGGCTTTTCAAAGAACTGTACTGGCTACTTCCTAGAAGGAGATGTATCAAAGCAGCGCATCCGCGACCTTCACTCCGCCCATCGCAAAGACGTCCTTCAACAGAACCAGGCCTTCGTAGAGACCTACGCCGCAGGGTTGATCGATTCTTTTGCAACAGGCCGCCAAGTGGATCCAGCGGCAATCGACCCAGAACTAGTAGAAGTCAGTTCTGGGACACCCGAGGCTCGGTTGTTCCGACTCGCATGCCTACTTTGGTCTGTTCCTGTTTCACAAGGCTTTGGCAGGCGACTACGGTTTCTCGTGCGTGATCGCCAGAATGGTTGCCTGATCGGCCTTTTCGCGCTGGGAGATCCGGTCTTCAATCTCTCCGCACGAGACACATGGGTTGGGTGGACCCACAAAGACCGGAGTGAACGCCTAGTTCATGTGATGGATGCATACGTTGTTGGAGCAATGCCTCCGTATTCCTTCCTGCTTGGTGGCAAACTCGTGGCTGCGACGATGGGTAGCGACGAAGTCAAGGCTGCTTATGACCGCAAGTATCTTGGGCGCGAAGCTGTGATCAGTGGCAATGAGCACCGAGCCAGATTAGTTCTCCTGACAACAACCTCTGCGCTTGGGCGGTCGTCAATCTACAACCGGCTCAACATCCCTGATGGCCCTCGCTTTGTACGCATCGGCGCAACAAAGGGTTTCGGGCATTTTCATCTCTCAGGTCATGTATTCGACTCATTACGTAGCTATCTCGAAGAGATCGGCCATCCATACGCATCCGGACACAGATTTGGTATGGGGCCTAACTGGAAGATTCGGGTCGCGCGGACGGCGCTTGAAGCAATTGGTATTGACGGCAATGCGGTACTCAAGCACGGGATTGAGCGAGAGGTATATGCTGTCCCGCTTGCGAGAAATTGGCGTGAGATACTGCTCGGCCAGCATCGGAATGTCCGTTCAATGACGCTCCCCCTTGGTGACATAGTGACGTTCTGCCTCGAGCGCTGGGTGTTGCCTAGGGCGGAACGTGATAAGCGGTATACGAGATTTGCACGAAAGCGCATCATTGAGTGCTTGCAGAATGGTGGACCAGGGCCTGCATGGTAG
- a CDS encoding transposase, whose amino-acid sequence MREGLEWYLTFYNTKRKHQALGYRTPHEAFLERLLPTS is encoded by the coding sequence CTGCGGGAAGGGCTCGAATGGTACCTGACGTTTTACAACACCAAGCGCAAGCATCAGGCGCTTGGCTACCGGACGCCACACGAGGCGTTTCTGGAGCGGCTGCTCCCAACATCCTGA
- a CDS encoding aryl-sulfate sulfotransferase produces MSSIIHSRNIQTALVFCAILLCITAAPLVSQTAYEGYTLFNPTNSRSTYLIDMKGTTVKTWTNAQSGGYSVYLLPNGNIIRPATYGSAVLRGAAYSGLIHQTDWSGKVVWSYIYSGPTYIAHHDICPMPNGNVVLIAWESKTAAEATALGRSNAATMWPDHLVEVKPTGATTGEIVWEWHAWDHLVQDKDPAKPNYGVISENPGRLNINLGSVGGGPGGGDWLHINGVSYNAEDDLIVISSHFMNEFYVIDHSTTTEEARGRTGGRHGKGGDILYRWGKPSNYGATGATVFDVVHCSWWIPKGLPGEGHILAFNNGASKRASTIVEIVPPRDAEGRFLKTTGTAFGPASPVWSYSNGTLFYSTHLGGNQRLPNGNTHITEATAGHLLEVSSDGTIVWDYQYSREIARSLRYGKDYPGLAALVTGTDDVPAAARTLHLDAAAPNPFHGTTGLRFDLPADATGRLVIYDALGRMVRTLAESSRGPGSFTAAWDGLDASGRPASAGTYFCRLESTAGVRLQTLVLSR; encoded by the coding sequence ATGTCATCCATCATACATTCCCGAAACATCCAGACGGCGTTGGTATTCTGCGCCATCCTGCTGTGTATCACCGCGGCGCCGCTCGTCTCGCAGACGGCCTACGAGGGCTACACGCTGTTTAATCCCACAAACAGCCGCAGCACGTACCTGATCGACATGAAAGGCACGACGGTCAAGACGTGGACGAACGCGCAGAGCGGCGGCTACTCGGTGTATCTGCTCCCCAACGGCAACATCATCCGACCCGCCACGTACGGATCGGCCGTGCTGCGCGGCGCGGCGTATTCGGGACTGATTCACCAGACCGACTGGAGCGGCAAGGTCGTGTGGTCGTACATCTATTCGGGCCCGACCTACATCGCACATCACGACATCTGTCCCATGCCCAACGGCAACGTGGTGTTGATCGCGTGGGAGTCGAAGACCGCGGCCGAAGCCACGGCGTTGGGGCGCAGCAACGCGGCCACGATGTGGCCGGACCATCTCGTGGAGGTGAAACCGACGGGCGCTACCACCGGCGAGATCGTGTGGGAATGGCACGCGTGGGACCATCTCGTGCAGGACAAAGATCCGGCAAAACCGAACTACGGCGTGATCTCCGAGAACCCCGGGCGTCTTAACATCAACCTCGGTTCGGTGGGTGGTGGTCCGGGCGGCGGCGACTGGCTGCACATCAACGGCGTCAGCTACAATGCCGAGGACGACTTGATCGTGATCTCGTCACATTTTATGAACGAGTTCTACGTAATCGATCACAGCACCACAACCGAGGAAGCGCGCGGCCGCACGGGTGGACGGCACGGAAAGGGCGGCGACATCCTGTACCGCTGGGGCAAGCCGTCGAATTACGGCGCGACGGGCGCCACCGTCTTTGATGTGGTGCACTGTTCGTGGTGGATTCCGAAAGGCCTTCCCGGCGAGGGACACATACTGGCGTTCAACAACGGCGCGAGCAAACGCGCGTCCACCATCGTCGAAATCGTGCCTCCCCGCGACGCCGAGGGCCGGTTCTTGAAGACGACCGGGACCGCGTTTGGACCCGCCTCGCCCGTGTGGAGTTATTCCAACGGCACACTTTTTTATTCGACACATCTCGGGGGCAATCAGCGTCTTCCGAACGGCAACACCCACATCACCGAGGCGACGGCGGGGCATCTTCTGGAAGTGAGCAGCGACGGCACCATCGTGTGGGACTACCAGTACAGCCGCGAGATCGCGCGTTCTCTGCGGTACGGGAAGGACTATCCCGGACTCGCCGCGCTTGTGACGGGCACGGACGACGTCCCCGCCGCGGCACGCACCCTGCATCTCGACGCGGCCGCTCCGAATCCTTTTCACGGCACGACGGGACTGCGTTTCGACCTGCCGGCGGACGCAACGGGGCGGCTCGTGATTTACGACGCGCTCGGTCGTATGGTGCGCACGCTGGCCGAGTCGTCGCGCGGTCCGGGCAGTTTCACCGCGGCATGGGACGGTCTCGACGCCTCGGGACGCCCCGCATCGGCAGGCACCTATTTCTGCCGGCTTGAAAGCACTGCAGGCGTGCGGCTGCAGACACTGGTACTCAGCAGATAA
- a CDS encoding SUMF1/EgtB/PvdO family nonheme iron enzyme, with protein sequence MTPFRALSGALLCACAVLFSSCGSSDDNTTNPGNNTTVLEHVGSMVLIPSAGKSFSMGSGTGNADEKPVHSVTFSYSYWIDTTEVTQALYMSVMQAAHPSFQAPAWAAPYGVGSTHAAYLVEWDDAVLFCNARSKAAGLDTVYTYTGITGTPGNGCKLEGVTTRFTTNGYRLPTEAEWEYAYRAGGSSDFYWGKNATTGYPSSTSDSSEIHARAIWSGNAWNLNSDSPEFGVHRVASKLPNAYGLYDMSGNLWEWCHDWYDETYYTANPATDPTGPAAGSWHTLRGGSWGNDAAALRAAQRTFSVPDYVYYFIGFRTVRRK encoded by the coding sequence ATGACACCGTTCCGCGCACTATCCGGCGCCCTTCTCTGCGCATGCGCCGTGCTGTTTTCCTCCTGTGGTTCTTCGGACGACAACACCACAAATCCCGGCAACAACACTACGGTGCTTGAGCACGTCGGGAGCATGGTGCTGATCCCGTCCGCGGGCAAATCGTTCTCGATGGGATCCGGCACGGGCAATGCCGACGAAAAGCCCGTACACAGCGTGACGTTCTCCTACAGTTACTGGATCGACACCACCGAAGTGACACAGGCGCTCTACATGAGTGTCATGCAGGCCGCGCATCCCTCGTTCCAGGCGCCCGCGTGGGCCGCGCCGTACGGCGTGGGTTCCACACATGCGGCCTACCTTGTGGAGTGGGACGACGCCGTGCTGTTCTGCAATGCGCGAAGCAAGGCGGCCGGTCTCGACACGGTGTACACATACACCGGGATCACGGGCACGCCGGGCAACGGCTGCAAGCTCGAGGGTGTCACGACCCGCTTCACCACGAACGGGTACCGCCTGCCGACAGAAGCCGAGTGGGAGTACGCGTATCGTGCCGGCGGCAGCTCCGATTTTTATTGGGGGAAAAACGCCACGACCGGATATCCTTCCAGCACGTCGGATTCGTCCGAAATACATGCGCGCGCCATCTGGTCGGGCAATGCGTGGAATCTGAATTCCGACAGCCCCGAGTTCGGCGTACACCGCGTGGCGAGCAAGCTGCCGAACGCGTACGGACTGTACGACATGAGCGGCAATCTCTGGGAATGGTGCCATGACTGGTACGACGAAACGTATTACACGGCGAATCCGGCGACGGATCCCACCGGACCGGCCGCGGGCAGTTGGCACACGTTGCGCGGAGGGAGCTGGGGCAATGACGCCGCGGCGTTGCGCGCGGCGCAGCGCACCTTCAGCGTGCCCGACTACGTGTACTACTTCATCGGCTTCCGCACCGTGCGGCGCAAATAA
- a CDS encoding CotH kinase family protein: protein MTRLLALALLFVAVAPLRAQQADSTDLLFDDSVMHDFTLTFYVDGWEDSLRWNYEHGELYMPARVEYGGVVFDSVGVRYKGNSSYVQSRSTPKKPLKFKFDEYRSKQTFYGVKRLNFSNAVKDPTFMREKLAYDILGTLLPAPRAAYARVTVNGTPLGLYTMVEQLDKVFLKRHFSDNGFNLYKAADNGATLEYRGEEKDAYKTEYELETNESKDNWSRFITLLAALQNTSRESFVEELGAQLDFDRAISVLAFNMAVSNFDSYTGSGRNFYLYDDEASGRFSLLPWDPNEAFGAYANNWNVMTQDVVAIPNLAKRPLTRRIFENDSLRHVYLARIRSIIEGPASVDSMIARTSRLKAFLDAAVQADIHKLYTYQQFLENIEHEVYVGIGLPVPGLIDFARARTTRVLEQLSVHDNVYENGPFPSQPIPQVWNYPNPFATSTTLKFHLLRGGEVTVLIHSMLGEEVLRFDAGVLPAGVREVSMSGTGLAAGVYSARILLAHPTGGAYASATHALLIVK, encoded by the coding sequence ATGACACGACTCCTCGCCCTCGCCCTCCTGTTCGTCGCGGTCGCGCCGCTGCGCGCGCAGCAGGCCGATTCCACCGACCTGCTCTTCGACGACAGCGTGATGCACGACTTCACGCTCACGTTTTATGTGGACGGCTGGGAGGATTCGCTGCGTTGGAACTATGAACACGGCGAATTGTACATGCCCGCGCGGGTCGAGTACGGCGGGGTGGTGTTCGACAGCGTGGGCGTGCGGTACAAGGGGAATTCCTCGTACGTCCAGTCGCGCAGCACGCCGAAAAAGCCGCTCAAGTTCAAGTTCGACGAATACCGCAGCAAGCAGACCTTTTACGGAGTCAAACGTCTGAATTTCAGCAACGCGGTGAAGGATCCGACCTTCATGCGCGAGAAACTCGCCTACGACATTCTCGGCACCCTGCTCCCGGCGCCGCGCGCGGCCTATGCGCGGGTCACCGTGAACGGCACGCCGCTCGGCCTGTACACGATGGTCGAGCAGCTCGACAAGGTGTTTCTCAAGCGGCATTTCAGCGACAACGGTTTCAACCTCTACAAGGCCGCCGACAACGGCGCCACGCTCGAGTACCGGGGCGAGGAGAAGGACGCCTACAAAACCGAGTACGAGTTGGAGACCAACGAATCGAAGGACAACTGGTCGCGTTTCATCACGCTGCTCGCGGCGCTGCAGAACACGTCGCGCGAGTCTTTCGTCGAGGAACTCGGCGCGCAGCTCGACTTCGATCGCGCGATATCGGTACTTGCCTTCAACATGGCCGTGTCGAACTTCGACAGCTATACCGGGTCGGGTCGCAATTTCTATCTGTACGACGACGAGGCGAGCGGCCGATTCTCGCTGCTGCCCTGGGATCCGAACGAGGCCTTCGGCGCGTACGCCAACAACTGGAACGTGATGACACAGGACGTGGTGGCGATACCCAATCTCGCGAAGCGTCCGCTCACACGCAGAATTTTCGAGAACGACTCGCTGCGCCACGTGTATCTGGCACGGATACGCTCGATCATCGAGGGTCCGGCCTCGGTCGATTCGATGATCGCGCGCACGTCGCGGTTGAAGGCCTTCCTCGACGCTGCGGTGCAGGCCGACATACACAAGCTGTACACGTATCAGCAGTTCCTCGAGAACATCGAGCACGAGGTCTACGTGGGCATCGGCCTCCCGGTGCCCGGCCTCATCGACTTTGCCCGCGCGCGCACAACGCGGGTGCTGGAACAGCTTTCGGTGCACGACAACGTGTACGAGAACGGACCCTTCCCCTCGCAGCCGATACCGCAGGTGTGGAATTATCCGAATCCCTTCGCGACCTCCACCACGCTCAAGTTCCATCTGCTGCGCGGCGGCGAGGTGACGGTGCTGATCCACTCCATGCTCGGCGAGGAAGTGCTGCGTTTCGACGCCGGAGTGCTGCCCGCGGGCGTGCGCGAGGTGTCGATGAGCGGGACAGGACTCGCCGCGGGTGTGTACTCCGCGCGTATCCTGCTCGCGCATCCGACCGGCGGCGCATACGCCAGCGCCACACACGCGCTGCTGATCGTGAAATAA
- a CDS encoding TIGR03790 family protein: MHRFLMVLLLVLLAPQLRGQAPVDYRDVGLVINDNDSNSVAIGEYFAQKRGLPARNIIRVRVPANETINDSVFTVLRAQIEQYLTGTRLVDSLNYLVLTKGLPHRVDRGGTGGDLNSRSASVDAELMLILGQWSTHIGQATLIVPPSSIRVHPYFRQTEHYARRKTIPNNSTFYDMFLVTRLTGLTRADVFALIDRSGPFTMVNRDSAQFVLDMDPVPIDATYNNNLPAAAQILQSRGWRVLLNRDSIYVTQQRSVLGYTSWGSNDHFDHHYAQFARPANTWLPGSVAETYVSTSARNFTPGQTAGQSRIADLIAEGCTGASGYVFEPFSVALTWVNTLFDRYTSGYNLAESFYMANPTMSWMAVVVGDPKTSIIAARPPVPAPMIEAPTAVCAGDAPTFIARGALDGNMLWFAGDSNAVKAAGLPYDERHPLWIGRDSLLSRVMPVPGSHTISFFNENFVGRGWAQHTVTVAEKLAAGFTTDHDTVYLDEGGRVLCTDTTRGAVTQSWNFGDGTPLSTGAAVTHTFDRIGVFTVTLETSNGPCTGRVTRLVRVMTGRTGLEQRGAPAAAPRILGCTPHPVDGRATITLELPRAGLADLRIFDALGRCVARHTLEQATPGVSTFVWDAGGAAPGLYRITVSTAAGSAARTLIAR; encoded by the coding sequence ATGCACCGGTTCCTGATGGTACTTCTACTCGTCCTCCTCGCCCCGCAGCTCCGCGGGCAAGCACCAGTCGATTACCGCGATGTCGGCCTGGTCATCAATGACAACGATTCGAATTCCGTCGCCATCGGCGAGTACTTCGCGCAGAAGCGCGGACTGCCCGCGCGCAACATCATCCGCGTCCGTGTCCCCGCGAACGAGACGATCAACGACAGTGTTTTCACCGTCCTGCGCGCGCAGATCGAGCAGTATCTCACCGGCACGCGGCTGGTCGATTCGCTCAATTATCTCGTGCTGACAAAGGGACTGCCGCACCGCGTGGACAGGGGCGGCACGGGGGGCGATCTCAATTCCAGGTCCGCGTCTGTCGACGCCGAACTCATGCTGATCCTCGGGCAGTGGAGCACACACATCGGGCAGGCGACACTGATAGTGCCGCCCAGTTCCATCCGTGTGCATCCCTATTTCCGACAGACCGAGCACTACGCGCGCAGGAAAACCATTCCGAACAACTCCACATTCTACGACATGTTCCTGGTGACGCGCCTCACCGGCCTGACACGCGCCGACGTCTTCGCGCTCATCGACCGGAGCGGACCGTTCACAATGGTGAACCGCGACAGCGCGCAGTTTGTGCTCGACATGGATCCCGTGCCGATCGACGCGACGTACAACAACAATCTTCCGGCGGCCGCGCAGATACTCCAGAGCCGCGGCTGGCGCGTGCTGCTGAATCGCGATTCGATCTACGTGACACAGCAGCGCTCCGTTCTCGGCTACACGAGCTGGGGATCGAACGACCATTTCGATCACCACTACGCGCAGTTCGCGCGACCCGCGAACACGTGGCTGCCCGGATCCGTCGCGGAGACCTACGTGTCGACCTCGGCGCGGAATTTCACTCCCGGGCAGACTGCCGGCCAATCGCGCATCGCCGATCTGATCGCCGAGGGCTGCACCGGCGCAAGCGGCTACGTCTTCGAGCCGTTCAGCGTGGCGCTGACCTGGGTGAACACCCTGTTCGACCGCTACACCTCGGGATACAATCTTGCCGAAAGTTTCTACATGGCGAATCCGACGATGTCGTGGATGGCTGTCGTTGTGGGCGATCCCAAGACCTCGATCATTGCAGCGCGCCCGCCCGTGCCCGCGCCGATGATCGAGGCGCCCACGGCGGTCTGCGCGGGCGACGCCCCGACCTTCATCGCGCGGGGCGCGCTCGACGGAAACATGCTCTGGTTCGCGGGCGATTCAAACGCGGTGAAGGCGGCCGGACTGCCGTACGACGAGCGCCATCCGCTGTGGATAGGCCGCGATTCGCTGCTCTCACGCGTGATGCCCGTGCCAGGCTCACACACGATCAGCTTCTTCAACGAAAACTTCGTCGGGCGCGGGTGGGCGCAGCATACAGTGACAGTCGCCGAGAAACTCGCGGCCGGCTTCACGACGGATCACGACACGGTGTACCTCGACGAGGGTGGACGCGTGCTGTGCACCGACACCACGCGCGGGGCCGTCACACAGTCGTGGAATTTCGGAGATGGTACTCCCCTATCCACAGGCGCCGCGGTTACACACACCTTCGATCGCATCGGCGTGTTCACCGTCACGCTCGAGACGTCGAACGGTCCCTGCACCGGTCGTGTGACGCGTCTGGTGCGTGTGATGACAGGACGCACAGGCCTAGAACAACGCGGCGCTCCCGCGGCCGCGCCACGCATACTCGGCTGCACGCCGCACCCCGTCGATGGCCGCGCGACCATCACGCTCGAGCTGCCGCGCGCGGGTCTCGCGGACCTGCGCATCTTCGACGCGCTGGGCCGCTGTGTCGCGCGTCACACCCTCGAGCAGGCAACACCCGGTGTGTCCACGTTTGTGTGGGACGCCGGCGGCGCCGCGCCGGGATTGTACCGGATCACGGTCTCGACCGCGGCCGGATCGGCGGCGCGCACCCTCATCGCGCGCTGA
- a CDS encoding polyphosphate polymerase domain-containing protein gives MIPSKCEYKYLVPVDRIDALREALLPYTVLDPYAARTGQGEYTVRSVYLDTPDMAAYREKIEGVRARRKYRIRSYNQYDPEAAAFLEIKRKEGSRVSKFRARLALKDLPSLYSNGEGFGGTPQPMPQNADADGIGMFLGRCRMLRLRPVVLVVYEREPFLGRVQPSLRITLDKNLRGAPAPLPSALFEDGVSFTAMRRHCTLEVKFEHGMPGWLREILFRFGLQRRALSKYTLCYDAITSTPGGLRASLPASAGSGPAAVHEWLFPVH, from the coding sequence GTGATTCCCTCGAAGTGCGAATACAAGTACCTCGTGCCCGTCGATCGCATCGACGCGTTGCGCGAGGCGCTGTTGCCGTACACGGTGCTCGATCCCTACGCGGCCAGGACGGGGCAGGGTGAATACACCGTGCGCTCGGTGTATCTCGACACGCCCGACATGGCCGCGTACCGCGAGAAGATCGAAGGAGTGCGCGCGCGGCGCAAGTATCGCATCCGCAGTTACAATCAGTACGATCCCGAGGCGGCCGCCTTCCTGGAGATCAAACGCAAGGAGGGAAGCCGCGTCTCGAAATTCCGCGCGCGGCTGGCCCTGAAGGATCTCCCCTCGTTGTACAGCAACGGCGAGGGTTTCGGTGGCACGCCGCAGCCGATGCCGCAGAACGCCGACGCGGACGGCATCGGCATGTTTCTCGGCCGCTGCCGTATGCTCCGGCTCAGGCCCGTCGTGCTTGTTGTGTACGAACGCGAGCCCTTCCTCGGGCGGGTGCAGCCGAGTCTGCGCATCACGCTCGACAAGAACCTGCGCGGCGCGCCGGCCCCGCTGCCATCCGCGCTGTTCGAGGACGGCGTGTCCTTCACCGCGATGCGCCGCCATTGCACGCTCGAGGTGAAGTTCGAACACGGCATGCCCGGCTGGCTGCGCGAAATTCTGTTCCGCTTCGGACTGCAACGCCGCGCCCTTTCGAAGTACACCCTCTGTTACGATGCCATCACGAGCACGCCCGGCGGCCTCCGCGCCTCGCTTCCCGCCAGTGCAGGCAGCGGGCCCGCCGCCGTGCACGAATGGCTCTTCCCCGTACACTGA
- the xseA gene encoding exodeoxyribonuclease VII large subunit, protein MHTPLTPDTHVRTLSEVTRGLEQVFAKYTSTFWVQAEVGSAAERGGHMYGTLVEMQGGKQIAKMDFTIWNSDIRGIRARFASADLQFTLTAGIKACLLCRLSFHPVFGLKLQVVDADPRFALGELEQRKRELIARLLAEGAEARNKALSVPLLPLRIGLITSRDSAAYHDILKTLRDGGFGYRVLLADALMQGEQAPASVSAAFTALERLAPDLIVLARGGGNRTELASLDSEQIARRIVACPFPVWTAIGHEIDSGVPDVVSHRSFKTPTALAEEIVARFRRESDRAAAAADLLRREWQHRFEREETHARDNLTGIRQGTRKLAEQRRAELLASAETLHVYVERRLSAQLRALHVATQRAGGDTRRHTALAAAGIERLRTALHIAAAGALRAEHERGRTRRQRLDMTRVLQRLTAQRERCDDRLRLVAAQDPHNALRRGYAIVHAPSGAIATAAAALQPADAVRIEFHDGSVSATITDKDA, encoded by the coding sequence ATGCACACACCGTTGACACCCGATACACATGTGCGGACCCTGTCCGAAGTGACACGCGGGCTCGAGCAGGTCTTCGCAAAATACACGTCGACGTTCTGGGTGCAGGCCGAGGTCGGCAGCGCGGCCGAGCGCGGCGGTCACATGTACGGGACACTTGTCGAAATGCAGGGCGGGAAGCAGATCGCAAAAATGGATTTTACGATCTGGAACTCCGATATACGCGGCATCCGCGCGCGCTTCGCGTCGGCGGACCTCCAATTCACCCTCACCGCGGGCATCAAGGCCTGCCTGCTCTGCCGCCTGTCCTTCCATCCCGTGTTCGGGCTGAAGCTGCAGGTCGTGGACGCCGATCCGCGCTTCGCGCTGGGCGAGCTCGAGCAGCGCAAGCGCGAGCTGATCGCGCGTCTGCTTGCCGAGGGCGCAGAGGCGCGCAACAAGGCGCTGAGTGTGCCGCTGCTGCCCCTGCGCATCGGCCTGATCACGAGCCGCGACAGCGCCGCGTATCACGACATACTCAAGACCCTGCGCGACGGCGGCTTCGGCTATCGCGTGCTGCTGGCGGATGCGCTGATGCAGGGCGAGCAGGCCCCGGCCAGCGTCTCGGCCGCGTTTACCGCGCTCGAGCGGCTTGCGCCCGACCTGATCGTGCTTGCGCGCGGAGGCGGAAACCGGACGGAACTCGCCTCGCTCGACAGCGAGCAGATCGCGCGGCGCATCGTCGCGTGTCCTTTCCCGGTCTGGACGGCCATCGGCCACGAGATCGACAGCGGCGTGCCCGACGTGGTGTCGCACCGGAGTTTCAAAACACCGACCGCGCTGGCGGAGGAGATCGTGGCGCGTTTCCGGCGCGAGAGCGACCGCGCGGCGGCCGCGGCCGATCTGCTGCGCCGCGAATGGCAGCACCGCTTCGAGCGCGAGGAGACTCATGCGCGCGACAATCTGACCGGCATACGCCAGGGCACGCGCAAACTGGCCGAGCAGCGCCGCGCCGAGCTGCTGGCCTCGGCCGAAACCCTGCACGTGTACGTCGAGCGCCGCCTCTCGGCGCAGTTGCGCGCGCTGCACGTGGCGACACAGCGCGCGGGGGGCGACACGCGCAGGCACACCGCCCTCGCGGCGGCGGGCATCGAACGGCTTCGGACGGCACTCCACATCGCGGCCGCGGGCGCGCTGCGCGCCGAGCACGAGCGCGGGCGGACGCGGCGGCAGCGCCTCGACATGACACGTGTGCTGCAGCGCCTCACCGCGCAGCGCGAGCGTTGCGACGACCGTCTGCGGCTTGTGGCCGCGCAGGATCCACACAACGCCCTGCGCCGCGGGTACGCCATCGTGCACGCTCCAAGCGGCGCGATTGCCACGGCCGCAGCCGCGCTGCAACCCGCGGACGCGGTGCGCATCGAATTCCACGACGGATCAGTATCTGCAACGATTACAGACAAGGACGCTTGA
- the xseB gene encoding exodeoxyribonuclease VII small subunit has protein sequence MTQQQTYEEKAARLEEILTRLDNSETPIDRLADDVKEGVRLIKEMSATLKKVELEVKDAFRELEELGSSGAE, from the coding sequence ATGACACAACAGCAGACCTATGAGGAGAAAGCCGCGCGGCTCGAGGAAATCCTCACGCGGCTTGATAATTCCGAAACACCCATCGACCGCCTTGCCGACGACGTGAAGGAAGGCGTGCGGCTGATCAAGGAAATGAGCGCCACACTCAAGAAGGTGGAACTCGAAGTGAAGGACGCGTTCCGTGAGCTGGAAGAGCTCGGCAGCTCCGGCGCCGAATAG
- a CDS encoding DUF4956 domain-containing protein, producing MFSDFQSLDLFPSSPGDILWNLVLALLCGLAIAFVYRRTANGSGYAPSFLNSLVLLTLITALVIMIIGNNLARAFGLVGAMSIIRFRTAVKDTIDIVFIFFALGVGLAAGSGSHAIAVTGTIFIGAVIMLLSRMPATAGRRREYLLRISLEGGDAASTAHLDVIERYCRKHRMVDVTARGGSEAMELSYYVHVKDADRNQEFIRDLRAVPSIGHVSLFFDDEQY from the coding sequence GTGTTTTCCGACTTCCAATCGCTCGATCTCTTCCCCTCGTCGCCCGGCGACATCCTCTGGAACCTCGTCCTGGCGCTGTTGTGCGGACTCGCCATCGCCTTTGTGTACCGGCGCACCGCGAACGGCTCAGGATACGCGCCCTCCTTCCTCAACTCGCTCGTGCTGCTGACGCTGATCACCGCGCTCGTGATAATGATCATCGGCAACAATCTGGCGCGCGCGTTCGGTCTCGTCGGCGCAATGTCCATTATCCGTTTCCGCACCGCCGTGAAGGACACGATCGACATCGTCTTTATTTTCTTCGCGCTCGGCGTCGGACTTGCCGCCGGCTCGGGATCACACGCGATAGCCGTGACGGGCACGATCTTCATCGGCGCGGTCATCATGCTGCTGTCGCGTATGCCCGCCACCGCCGGACGCCGCCGGGAATATCTGCTGCGCATCTCACTCGAGGGCGGCGATGCGGCATCGACGGCGCATCTCGACGTCATCGAGCGCTACTGCCGCAAACACCGCATGGTGGACGTCACCGCGCGGGGCGGCAGCGAGGCCATGGAGCTGTCGTATTACGTACACGTGAAGGACGCCGACCGCAATCAGGAGTTCATCCGCGACCTGCGCGCGGTCCCGAGTATCGGACACGTCAGTCTCTTTTTCGACGACGAGCAGTACTGA